The DNA segment agataacacaattctagctCATGAGCTGGGCTCCTCGAAGCAGTGAACGATACTAGCGCAAAATCTTGAGATCCAAAATCGACGAATTAATAAAAATTCatgaagtttttaactaattgcgTTATGgcccatactgcaatttacaaattctatccGTGGAGTTCAGAAGGAGAATCGATGTTGAACGAATTTTCATGATGGTACCAGTTTCGTGATATAAATTCACgagctttgcggagaaatgcattcgcgttccagttaatttgtatgaagtatgaagtacccaagtaactggaacgtcaatgcattcTTCCGCAAAGTTCAAAAATttatatttcgaaactggtgtcatcttgaaaatttgttccaagtggatccgccatGCTGActtcacggctagaatttgtaaatttcaatatgggccataagaaGGTTatataaaaagttaattagtaattttttgttaattagccgaTTTTGCATTTCGATTGCTTGTGCAAGTAGCGCCCGCAGTTTCAAGTAGACCGGCTCACAAAGCGGAATCGAGTTATCGGCCACAGGCggcctttaaaaaattttgaaagtgttcgctgaaacgccctgtatatgGAAACATGCATACACATTAAAAGTAAAGTTTGTTAACCAAATAATCTGCTTGCTTTCCTTTTCAATTAAAGGCCCACTGCTGGAACGAAGCCCACGGCTGCGATTTCGTCGGCCCCCTGGCGGCACTGTTGGGACACTTCGAGGCAGAGTGCGCCTTCCACACTTCTCCCTGTCAACGTTGCGGGGAAAACGTTCCCAACGCTAAGCTGGCCGGCCACTACATTGACGGGTGTAGTACTAACAACTTTTCATCTGAGACACTCGTTGAGTCTTCTACACGAGGTGAAGCCGCCGCCTCCTCCTCTGCTACCGGGGACATCACTGCGACTGCACAAGGGATCGAGGGCAAAGCAGAGTACCGCTACGAAGACGAAATCCCGGCGCTACAGAGCCAAGTGAACGAACTCACGGAGGCTGCAAGAACCCAAGGTGCTCAGCTGCAGGAGTTAAACGGCACACTGGCGCTTAGCCTCGAGACTCTGAATGCCAGCGTGGTTGCGGCCGCCGCGAAATTCTCGGACGCCATCGGCGAAGCCTCGCAGCTGCATCAACGCATTCTCGCTtcgagagaggaggaaagttctcGGGCACATGAGGCTGGGGCGACTGCAAGCGCAAGCTGTTCGGGCGCAAAGTCGCCAAGGTGGAATGAGGCGACGGACATTCTTCAAAATATGGAAGTCCTCGCTGCCCAGTCTCTGTGGTGCCTCCAACGCCTACTCATAGCACACCACGAGCCATGGAACATTCCGGCAGCTCGGTCATCTAGGGTGTCGCAAAGGAGAGAAAAGCGCACGTCTTTCCGGGAGAGCACCTGTACGCTTCGTTGCGCAAACGCTAACGAAATTGTTTATCTCGTGGTTATAAAGGACTTCGAGGTACTGGAAAGATTCCACAGCAATACAGTAACCTGTCGGTTGCGTCATCGACATGCGTGGTGCAGAGTCACTTTCGGTATATTGGGAAAGAACGAGGGAAGACGAAAATGGGGTCTTAGATTAGATTGGGACAATAGTTGTGCAGAGAGCAGCTGCTTGCCGCACGTCGTTAATGTATCGGAAACGAGCGTGCCGTCTGTTCCTTGCTGTTTGAAACGAGAAGAAGCAGAATGCGACGCGCAGACGCAAGTTTTCTATTACGATATTTCCTTGAAAATTATGCCGTACAGGAAGGTTAGATTTGAAATCGTCATACACGACTGCGAGTGAAGTCGCTTGGCTCATCCCATGACGCTTCGGAACCTATTCCACAGTGCAGTCTTGCCGTGTGAAGCTAGAAACCAACTCTTGTATTTTGTGGGGTATTGTGGAATGTAGTGCTGTTTACCTTTTtcagagggagaaagagagaattGGTATTTGTTGGTATATCACTGAAGAACGCTTTCATATTCAAGAGACTTCGCCGTTATACCTGCAATCTGACCGTTTTCGTTTTATTTTCGAAATATTGCGAATAAAGTTCCAGAGCCGCCTTTTATTGATCCAGTATGAACAGCCGGGAGAGTTGAGCGTGTAATTTCTCTTGCAGCGAACCTGTTAAAGCAGTACTAGCACAAAAAGTTTGGAATTTGTCCTTTCCGTTGTAGTAAGTCGCTAATGTCTAACTAATGCTTGAGGTGGCCGATTA comes from the Dermacentor albipictus isolate Rhodes 1998 colony unplaced genomic scaffold, USDA_Dalb.pri_finalv2 scaffold_66, whole genome shotgun sequence genome and includes:
- the LOC135916324 gene encoding uncharacterized protein isoform X3, producing MPDRGCLALHRVCDSVSGVNWRPTRFVDELTLNHYACCVCQVIPSTTVLLPCSHALCEQCRAGSVDKDGGSVCPLDGEPFREDECQKFQLPERKKQKLKAHCWNEAHGCDFVGPLAALLGHFEAECAFHTSPCQRCGENVPNAKLAGHYIDGCSTNNFSSETLVESSTRGEAAASSSATGDITATAQGIEGKAEYRYEDEIPALQSQVNELTEAARTQGAQLQELNGTLALSLETLNASVVAAAAKFSDAIGEASQLHQRILASREEESSRAHEAGATASASCSGAKSPRWNEATDILQNMEVLAAQSLWCLQRLLIAHHEPWNIPAARSSRVSQRREKRTSFRESTCLLLERRMRLRRPPGGAPATLRGRVSPMHGNARVRTYTSSSGKQHTGSLFYIESKPVFVCPFREPINTQLYLAFTYGQVARFKADLDVVHIDGIRYH